A single region of the Thermodesulfatator indicus DSM 15286 genome encodes:
- a CDS encoding YMGG-like glycine zipper-containing protein: MKKIILCLMPLLFLIVLNSCTTTQQSASYQGATLGAAVGAVTGAMLDNNNPWRGAVIGATAGAVLGGGLTEISSQASANAASTGHTVVYRQGDNVVEATPLSYNQQTKCHKIRKRIWKKGRLIEDRVEEVCEAHKTTNSYF; this comes from the coding sequence ATGAAAAAGATAATTCTATGTTTAATGCCATTATTATTTTTAATAGTCTTAAACAGTTGTACCACTACCCAGCAAAGTGCTTCTTACCAAGGAGCAACTTTAGGGGCAGCAGTAGGGGCTGTAACTGGAGCCATGTTAGACAACAATAATCCCTGGCGAGGCGCAGTCATTGGAGCCACAGCTGGAGCTGTATTGGGAGGGGGACTTACAGAAATAAGTTCTCAGGCCTCTGCCAACGCCGCCAGCACCGGACATACAGTGGTATATCGGCAGGGTGATAACGTAGTTGAAGCCACACCGCTTTCCTACAACCAACAAACAAAATGCCACAAAATACGCAAGCGTATCTGGAAAAAAGGCCGTTTGATTGAAGACCGCGTTGAAGAAGTATGTGAGGCCCACAAAACTACCAACTCTTACTTTTGA
- a CDS encoding ABC transporter substrate-binding protein yields MKKTLGALILLLIMAINLKICYAAEKIKITFWHAMGGSRAAFINRMVEDFNYTHPGIEVKAEYKGSYRDTLNSAILAYKQGNAPHIVQIFEVGTQLALDSHIFMPFQDTIKPTDYALLDDFIKPVANYYRIKGKFNSVPFNSSNPILYYNKTMFKKAGLDPENPPKTFNEVIKACKKLKKAGAKYCITWPLHSWFVEQWVAEQGALLANNKNGRKARATDIYINSEAMKKIMKWWKILYDKGYYAYSGKPEDWDGANNLFISGQAPMLITSTSDVTILENAAFEHGFKLGTAFIPIPDGTERNGVVVGGASLWLTKGHSKKEIEAAKEFLLWFTNTENEVRWHKGTGYFPVRESAVNVLKFEKWFDKHPAYKAAFDQLLQTKVNRATQGALIGNFPEIRTIIEEAIQEILAGKPINYVLNEADKKADNALKRYNDSIK; encoded by the coding sequence ATGAAAAAAACGTTAGGAGCATTGATTCTACTACTAATTATGGCGATCAACTTGAAAATTTGTTATGCAGCTGAAAAAATTAAAATTACTTTTTGGCATGCAATGGGAGGATCAAGAGCAGCTTTTATAAATAGAATGGTTGAAGATTTCAATTATACACATCCTGGAATAGAAGTTAAAGCAGAATACAAAGGCAGCTATAGAGACACCCTAAACAGTGCTATTCTTGCCTATAAACAGGGTAATGCTCCTCACATTGTACAAATTTTTGAGGTTGGAACACAGTTGGCATTAGATTCTCATATTTTTATGCCTTTTCAAGACACAATAAAACCAACAGATTATGCATTATTAGACGATTTTATCAAACCTGTAGCTAATTATTATAGAATTAAAGGAAAATTTAACTCTGTTCCTTTTAACTCTTCAAATCCAATTCTTTATTATAACAAAACTATGTTTAAAAAAGCTGGTCTTGATCCTGAAAATCCTCCGAAAACTTTTAATGAAGTCATAAAAGCTTGTAAAAAGCTAAAAAAAGCAGGAGCCAAATATTGTATTACCTGGCCTCTACATTCCTGGTTTGTTGAACAATGGGTCGCAGAACAGGGCGCTCTTTTGGCTAACAATAAAAATGGTAGAAAGGCAAGGGCAACTGATATCTATATCAATTCTGAAGCGATGAAAAAAATCATGAAATGGTGGAAGATACTTTACGACAAAGGATATTATGCCTATTCTGGAAAGCCTGAAGACTGGGATGGGGCTAACAACTTATTTATTTCTGGTCAAGCACCTATGCTAATCACCTCAACATCCGATGTAACTATTTTAGAAAACGCTGCTTTTGAACACGGATTCAAATTGGGAACAGCTTTTATTCCTATTCCCGATGGTACTGAAAGAAACGGCGTAGTTGTTGGAGGTGCAAGCCTCTGGTTAACTAAAGGGCATTCTAAAAAAGAAATTGAAGCAGCTAAAGAATTTTTACTTTGGTTTACAAATACTGAAAATGAAGTCCGCTGGCACAAAGGTACTGGTTATTTCCCTGTAAGAGAAAGCGCTGTTAATGTATTAAAATTTGAAAAATGGTTTGATAAACATCCTGCTTATAAAGCAGCATTTGATCAGCTTCTTCAAACAAAAGTCAATAGAGCTACCCAAGGCGCTTTAATAGGAAATTTTCCAGAAATTAGAACAATAATTGAAGAAGCAATACAAGAAATACTTGCTGGCAAACCAATTAATTACGTTTTAAACGAAGCGGATAAAAAAGCTGATAATGCTCTTAAAAGATACAACGATTCTATAAAATAA
- a CDS encoding glycerophosphodiester phosphodiesterase: MDIKIIAHRGASYYAPENTIAAFYIAQELQADGIELDVHLTKDNKLVVIHDKTTERTGDKNVIVSKATLEELKAIDVGSWFGPQFKGEKIPTLEEVINKFRDLEIYIEIKSGKEAAFPLFSALEKVKEKERLMVFSFDYSFLLEWQKFNKNVRTLWIVEYGYNISEDEPIERIIEKIEYINLTGISTDSNLDIWEKHAFKIVSKKLYWNVWTIDDEDIAKKFSKMGVNSITTNIPDKIRKVLKGKNF, encoded by the coding sequence ATGGATATAAAAATTATTGCTCATAGAGGTGCTTCCTATTACGCCCCTGAAAACACCATAGCTGCTTTCTATATAGCTCAGGAATTACAGGCTGATGGGATTGAATTGGATGTTCATCTTACAAAAGACAATAAATTGGTGGTTATACATGATAAAACAACTGAGCGTACAGGGGATAAAAACGTTATAGTTAGTAAAGCTACTTTGGAAGAATTGAAAGCAATTGATGTTGGTAGTTGGTTTGGACCACAGTTTAAAGGAGAGAAAATACCTACTTTAGAAGAAGTAATAAATAAGTTTAGAGATTTAGAAATTTATATAGAAATTAAGTCCGGTAAAGAAGCGGCTTTTCCCTTATTTTCTGCTTTGGAAAAAGTTAAAGAAAAAGAAAGATTAATGGTTTTTAGTTTTGATTATAGTTTTTTGCTAGAATGGCAAAAATTTAATAAAAATGTTAGAACTTTATGGATAGTTGAATATGGATACAATATATCTGAAGACGAACCAATAGAAAGAATAATAGAAAAAATAGAATATATTAATCTTACTGGTATATCAACTGATAGTAACTTGGATATATGGGAGAAGCATGCCTTTAAAATAGTTAGTAAAAAACTCTACTGGAATGTTTGGACAATAGATGATGAAGATATTGCTAAGAAATTTTCTAAAATGGGAGTAAACTCTATTACTACAAATATACCAGATAAGATTAGAAAAGTATTAAAAGGAAAAAATTTTTAA
- a CDS encoding carbohydrate ABC transporter permease, with the protein MTQDYNIYKNKWIALLLLLPTILILLLFLYYPILETFLLSLYRVGFLGLTKKFVGLDNYKYIFSSKDYIKIFKNTAVFIVPSILLSITIGFIISLFLNSKIKGISFFRLLLIWPYALPPAVAGVIFLFLFNEQSGITNFLLNKVLQIQIPWLSNNILAMGVLIIAFVWKMLGYNIVFYLAALQNIPEELLEAASLEGASYFQKIFKIILPLLSPISLFLLITNTIAAFFESFAFVDLITKGGPAGSTTILIYSIYRDGFEYFKTGIAAAQSVILFIFVVILTLIQLRVSSRMVHYER; encoded by the coding sequence ATGACACAAGACTATAATATTTATAAAAATAAGTGGATAGCTCTTTTACTACTTTTACCTACAATTTTAATCTTACTACTTTTCTTATATTATCCAATACTAGAAACATTTCTTCTATCGTTATATAGAGTAGGATTTTTAGGACTTACTAAAAAATTTGTTGGCTTAGATAACTATAAATATATCTTTAGCTCTAAAGACTATATTAAAATTTTTAAAAACACAGCCGTTTTTATTGTTCCCAGTATATTATTAAGTATAACAATTGGTTTTATTATATCCCTTTTCTTAAATAGCAAAATAAAAGGTATAAGTTTCTTTAGATTATTACTTATATGGCCTTATGCTTTACCTCCAGCGGTAGCTGGTGTCATCTTCTTATTTTTATTTAATGAACAATCTGGCATAACTAATTTTCTACTAAATAAAGTATTACAAATTCAAATTCCCTGGCTGTCAAATAATATTTTAGCAATGGGAGTTCTGATTATTGCTTTTGTATGGAAAATGTTAGGGTACAATATAGTTTTCTATCTAGCCGCCCTCCAAAATATCCCAGAAGAGCTTTTAGAAGCTGCCAGTCTAGAAGGAGCTTCTTATTTTCAAAAAATTTTTAAAATAATTTTACCCCTTCTTTCTCCCATAAGCCTTTTTTTATTAATAACAAATACAATTGCTGCATTTTTTGAAAGTTTCGCTTTCGTCGATTTAATCACTAAAGGAGGACCTGCAGGAAGTACGACTATTTTAATTTATAGTATTTATAGAGATGGCTTTGAGTATTTTAAAACCGGCATAGCTGCAGCACAATCTGTAATTCTTTTTATATTTGTCGTTATACTTACATTAATTCAATTAAGAGTATCCTCTAGGATGGTTCACTATGAAAGATAA
- the hslV gene encoding ATP-dependent protease subunit HslV — MKGTTIIAVKKDGKVVVAGDGQVSLGETIIKHKARKVRRLYHGKVIVGFAGATADALTLFERLEKKLEAYGGQLVRAVVELAKDWRTERTLRRLEAMLIACDKNHMFLLSGAGDVMEPDDQVLAIGSGGSMALAAAKALLKHTDLPPRDIALEAMQIAASICVYTNDQIVVEEL, encoded by the coding sequence ATGAAGGGAACAACGATTATCGCCGTAAAAAAAGACGGTAAAGTCGTAGTAGCTGGTGACGGACAGGTCTCTCTTGGAGAAACAATTATCAAACACAAAGCCCGCAAAGTAAGACGGCTTTATCACGGAAAAGTCATTGTAGGATTTGCCGGGGCCACCGCTGACGCTTTAACTCTTTTTGAAAGGCTTGAAAAGAAGCTTGAAGCTTATGGTGGGCAACTGGTGAGAGCCGTAGTAGAACTAGCTAAAGACTGGCGTACAGAAAGGACCTTAAGACGCCTTGAAGCCATGCTCATTGCCTGTGACAAAAATCACATGTTTTTGCTATCAGGGGCAGGTGACGTGATGGAACCTGATGATCAGGTGCTCGCCATTGGCTCAGGTGGTTCTATGGCCTTAGCTGCGGCCAAGGCCCTTTTAAAACACACGGACCTCCCCCCACGAGACATTGCCCTTGAAGCCATGCAAATTGCTGCTTCAATTTGTGTTTATACGAACGACCAAATCGTAGTTGAGGAATTATAG
- a CDS encoding two-component system sensor histidine kinase NtrB, whose product MSQKILGYKTTFFLAIGVLILAIVIEGFYFRHFLDKSMAREARSTLNFLKARLTAYVETIALLPDVPDYLKDLAWLTDELQGQPQLVGVLVKEKGKILLNTFPQNLSLPETVFKSCYQGFNRGNVRYVCQKFEALPDREFFLLLGLDIKFAHKAFANFIFLSACILIAGTALLASGLFYLEKFARRQKELEEKLLASEKLAAMGKMSAMVAHEIRNPLNSIVMGLQYMSETRRLSPEIIDMIKNEAQKLTELTGELFSYTRGFETRPQKIDVLDVIEELEEKFREKIERLSLTFIVEKGPSATIWIDKRWCLRALENLLHNAIEATPAGGTIELGYEILDKEVCFYVKDSGEGVSFSVQNKLFEPFFTTKENGFGLGLYLVRKVAEAHGGRVSFISKPKEGTVFKIYFPKAHE is encoded by the coding sequence ATGTCACAAAAAATTTTAGGCTACAAAACTACCTTTTTTTTAGCCATTGGAGTCTTAATACTGGCTATTGTTATTGAAGGGTTTTATTTCCGCCACTTTTTAGATAAAAGCATGGCCAGAGAAGCTAGAAGTACTTTAAATTTTCTTAAAGCTCGCCTTACCGCTTATGTTGAAACCATCGCATTATTACCGGATGTTCCTGATTATTTGAAAGATTTAGCCTGGCTAACAGATGAACTCCAAGGTCAGCCTCAACTGGTTGGTGTTTTAGTAAAAGAAAAAGGTAAAATCCTTCTAAATACCTTTCCGCAAAACCTGTCTTTGCCGGAAACGGTTTTTAAGAGTTGCTACCAGGGTTTTAATAGAGGAAATGTCAGGTATGTTTGTCAAAAATTTGAGGCCCTACCTGATCGAGAATTTTTTCTCCTCCTTGGCCTTGATATAAAATTTGCCCACAAAGCCTTTGCCAATTTCATTTTTTTGAGTGCCTGTATTTTAATAGCGGGAACGGCGCTTTTGGCCTCAGGCCTTTTTTATCTGGAAAAGTTTGCCCGCCGCCAAAAGGAACTGGAAGAAAAGCTTTTGGCTTCAGAAAAACTAGCGGCTATGGGTAAAATGTCAGCCATGGTGGCCCATGAGATAAGAAATCCCTTAAATAGTATTGTTATGGGCCTTCAGTACATGAGTGAAACTAGAAGACTTTCACCTGAAATAATTGATATGATAAAAAACGAAGCACAAAAGCTTACGGAACTTACCGGTGAGCTTTTTTCTTATACTCGGGGTTTTGAAACAAGGCCCCAAAAAATTGACGTTTTAGACGTAATTGAAGAGCTAGAAGAAAAATTCAGAGAAAAGATTGAGCGCCTTAGCTTGACTTTCATTGTAGAAAAAGGACCTTCGGCAACCATTTGGATAGATAAAAGATGGTGTCTCAGGGCCCTTGAGAATCTGTTACATAATGCCATAGAGGCCACTCCTGCTGGCGGAACTATAGAACTGGGTTATGAGATTTTAGATAAAGAGGTATGTTTTTACGTAAAAGATAGCGGAGAAGGGGTTTCTTTTTCTGTTCAAAATAAACTTTTTGAGCCTTTTTTTACTACTAAAGAAAATGGCTTTGGTTTAGGGCTTTATTTAGTGCGTAAGGTTGCCGAAGCCCACGGTGGCCGAGTATCTTTTATTTCTAAGCCCAAAGAAGGTACCGTTTTTAAAATTTATTTTCCTAAAGCCCATGAATAG
- a CDS encoding sigma-54-dependent transcriptional regulator: MNSKILIVEDDKPQAKILGDYLRHKGFDVSCALNAAEGKKLLEERIFDLAILDWKLPDEDGLSLLKWLKEKQPLTQVIMLTAFATVERAVEAIKGGAYHYLTKPVNLEELIFIIEKALKELRLVREVEKLRAQLKELSPPDVPDIIAESPKMKDTLRLVAKVASTDATVLILGESGTGKEVIANLIHRLSPRQNAPFIKVNCAAIPEGLLESELFGHEKGAFTGADKAKPGLFEMADGGSIFLDEIGDMPLSLQAKLLRVLQEGLIRRIGATKETKVNVRIITATNKDLETLVEEGRFREDLFWRINVFTIRIPPLRERREDILPLTQYFLDKFSQKHQKTLQGFSREALDALLSHHYPGNVRELENLIERAVILTEEGEAITLEGFPLPMKLQNEKKKTDLFYTLPLPEAVSLLEKDRIKQAMEEAQGIKTRAAELLGISERVLRYKLAKYGLAGED, encoded by the coding sequence ATGAATAGCAAAATTCTTATTGTAGAAGATGATAAACCTCAGGCCAAAATTCTTGGAGATTACTTGCGGCATAAAGGTTTTGATGTCTCTTGTGCTCTTAACGCCGCTGAAGGCAAAAAACTCCTTGAAGAACGGATTTTTGACCTGGCCATACTTGACTGGAAGCTGCCTGATGAAGACGGCCTTTCCCTTCTAAAATGGCTAAAAGAAAAGCAACCACTTACCCAAGTAATAATGCTTACCGCCTTCGCTACGGTAGAACGGGCGGTAGAGGCTATAAAAGGCGGAGCTTATCACTACCTTACCAAGCCGGTAAACCTTGAGGAACTAATTTTTATCATAGAAAAGGCCCTGAAAGAGCTTCGCCTAGTGCGTGAGGTGGAAAAATTAAGGGCCCAGCTAAAAGAGCTTTCGCCACCTGATGTGCCGGATATCATAGCCGAAAGCCCTAAGATGAAAGATACATTGCGTCTGGTAGCCAAAGTGGCCTCAACTGATGCTACGGTTCTCATTTTAGGCGAGTCGGGGACAGGCAAAGAGGTTATTGCTAATCTTATTCACCGTTTAAGTCCCAGGCAAAATGCTCCTTTTATTAAGGTGAACTGTGCCGCTATTCCCGAGGGGCTCCTTGAGTCAGAGCTATTTGGTCATGAAAAAGGGGCTTTTACTGGAGCTGACAAAGCCAAGCCCGGGCTTTTTGAGATGGCTGATGGAGGAAGTATTTTCCTTGATGAGATAGGCGATATGCCCCTTTCTTTACAGGCCAAGTTATTAAGGGTACTTCAAGAAGGCCTTATTAGGAGGATAGGGGCGACCAAGGAAACCAAAGTAAATGTAAGGATTATCACCGCTACCAATAAAGATCTCGAGACTTTGGTGGAAGAAGGCAGATTTCGCGAAGATCTTTTCTGGCGGATAAATGTTTTTACTATAAGGATTCCTCCTTTAAGAGAACGGCGCGAAGATATTTTGCCCCTTACCCAGTATTTCCTAGATAAATTTTCCCAAAAACACCAAAAAACGCTTCAGGGGTTTAGCCGAGAAGCGCTCGATGCTTTGCTTTCTCATCATTATCCTGGAAACGTACGGGAGCTTGAAAACTTGATTGAACGTGCGGTTATTTTAACTGAAGAAGGAGAGGCAATCACCCTTGAAGGATTCCCGTTACCCATGAAGCTGCAAAACGAAAAGAAAAAGACGGATCTTTTTTACACGTTACCTTTACCAGAAGCAGTGTCCCTCCTCGAAAAAGATCGTATAAAACAAGCCATGGAAGAGGCCCAGGGGATAAAGACAAGGGCCGCCGAACTTTTGGGAATATCTGAGCGGGTGTTGCGTTACAAACTGGCTAAATATGGCCTGGCCGGAGAAGATTAA
- a CDS encoding ABC transporter ATP-binding protein, which yields MTIELKNIIKKFGDKEVIKNLSLSIDSKKFTVLLGESGSGKTTVLRIIAGLEKIDNGKIIIDGKDVTYKEAHERGISMVFQSYALFPHMTAKENIIFGLKVRKEKKDTIEAKLKRIASLLNITEILNRKPSQLSGGQRQRIALARAIISGRKICLMDEPLSNLDARLRDNMRKELKNLQQTLNLTVVYVTHDQIEAMSMADKIILIREGKIEQEGTPYELYNFPKTIYTAKFIGTPPMNVITIEEIKKENILPKLKFPETAKYIGIRPENFEINTKKIFFGTGEIKFTEYCGSETIHTIKIGKILIYLKTSSKTNIKAGKRIKIYCDYNDLRFFDKNGQLLIENKIKGGVGNEKNVRSIDSTTNYGDQLENLLCS from the coding sequence ATGACTATAGAACTTAAAAATATAATAAAAAAATTTGGAGATAAAGAAGTCATAAAAAATCTAAGTCTATCTATAGATTCAAAAAAGTTTACAGTCTTACTTGGAGAGTCAGGTTCTGGAAAAACGACTGTTTTGAGAATAATAGCCGGGTTAGAAAAAATCGATAACGGAAAAATAATTATAGATGGCAAGGATGTAACTTATAAAGAAGCTCATGAACGTGGAATTTCCATGGTTTTTCAATCATATGCTTTATTTCCTCACATGACAGCCAAAGAAAATATTATATTTGGACTAAAAGTGAGGAAGGAAAAGAAAGATACTATAGAAGCAAAACTAAAAAGAATAGCATCATTATTAAACATTACAGAAATATTAAATAGAAAGCCATCACAGCTATCAGGAGGACAAAGACAAAGAATAGCTCTGGCTAGAGCTATTATCTCTGGAAGGAAAATATGTCTTATGGACGAACCACTTTCCAATCTTGACGCTAGACTAAGGGACAATATGCGAAAAGAATTAAAAAATTTACAGCAGACGCTAAATTTAACAGTAGTATATGTAACTCACGATCAAATAGAAGCTATGAGTATGGCGGATAAAATTATTCTAATTCGTGAAGGAAAAATAGAACAAGAAGGAACACCTTACGAACTTTATAATTTTCCAAAAACCATCTACACTGCAAAATTTATAGGAACACCTCCTATGAACGTAATCACAATTGAAGAAATAAAAAAAGAAAATATCTTACCAAAACTTAAATTTCCTGAAACAGCAAAATATATTGGCATAAGACCTGAAAACTTCGAAATAAATACAAAGAAAATATTTTTTGGCACTGGAGAAATAAAGTTTACTGAATACTGTGGAAGCGAAACTATTCATACTATAAAAATTGGAAAAATTTTAATCTATTTAAAAACCTCTTCAAAAACAAATATTAAAGCAGGAAAAAGAATAAAAATATATTGCGATTATAATGATTTAAGGTTTTTTGATAAAAATGGCCAATTATTAATTGAAAACAAAATAAAAGGAGGGGTAGGCAATGAAAAAAACGTTAGGAGCATTGATTCTACTACTAATTATGGCGATCAACTTGAAAATTTGTTATGCAGCTGA
- the xerA gene encoding site-specific tyrosine recombinase/integron integrase, translating into MIIEDFLNYLQNEKRASPNTVRSYATDLYQLKEALGKDPAQATLPEIRLYLAKLAQKISRASLARKLSSFKAYFRFLKKNNKLNDERLLFLKGPKLERKLPRVLNVDEVFAMLEKPTGDDFLALRDKAILEILYGAGLRVSELASLSIDDVLLDLQVFRIKGKGGKERLTPFGQKAKTALLTYLEAREKLLKRKKKETRHLFLSVRGKPLSSRSIHRIVKKYALYLGLPEVSPHTLRHSFATHLLEAGADLRVIQEMLGHARLATTQRYTHLDFSRLARVYDDSHPRAKRSKKNEGNNDYRRKKRR; encoded by the coding sequence ATGATCATTGAAGACTTTTTAAATTATTTACAAAACGAAAAAAGGGCCTCTCCAAACACGGTGCGTTCATACGCTACAGATCTTTATCAATTAAAAGAGGCCTTAGGGAAGGACCCCGCTCAAGCCACTCTCCCTGAAATCAGGCTATATTTGGCAAAATTGGCGCAAAAAATTTCTCGCGCAAGTCTTGCGCGAAAGCTTTCAAGTTTTAAGGCCTATTTTCGTTTTTTAAAAAAGAATAATAAGCTCAACGACGAGCGGCTTTTATTCCTTAAAGGCCCAAAGCTTGAGCGCAAACTGCCCCGGGTTTTAAACGTTGACGAAGTGTTTGCCATGCTTGAAAAGCCAACCGGAGACGACTTCTTGGCTTTGCGGGACAAAGCCATTCTTGAAATTCTTTACGGAGCAGGGCTAAGGGTCTCTGAGTTGGCTTCTCTTTCTATTGATGATGTGCTGCTTGACCTCCAAGTATTTCGCATAAAAGGTAAGGGGGGAAAAGAAAGGCTCACCCCCTTTGGCCAAAAAGCCAAAACCGCTCTTTTGACTTACCTTGAGGCCCGTGAAAAGCTACTTAAGCGCAAAAAGAAGGAAACGCGGCATCTTTTTTTAAGTGTGCGCGGCAAACCTTTATCCAGCCGGAGTATTCATAGAATAGTTAAAAAATACGCTCTTTATCTAGGTTTGCCAGAAGTTTCACCTCATACTTTAAGACATTCCTTTGCCACCCACTTGTTAGAAGCCGGTGCTGACCTTAGAGTTATTCAAGAAATGCTTGGGCACGCGCGCTTGGCCACCACCCAGCGCTATACACACCTTGATTTTTCAAGGCTTGCCCGAGTTTATGACGATTCACATCCCAGGGCTAAAAGGAGTAAAAAAAATGAAGGGAACAACGATTATCGCCGTAAAAAAAGACGGTAA
- a CDS encoding IS110 family transposase — protein sequence MAPEKENNQVLRIIHPICCGLDVHKRFVSACILKTLPDGSIEVEVREFETFTDDLIALREWLIEKDCPIVAMESTGVYWQPIHNILEGYVEVILVNARHIKNVPGRKTDVSDSRWLAELLRVGLLRASYIPPKQVRFWRELVRLRQKHVKTLADYKKRVQKLFESANIKLDNVVSDLFGETGRQIMRLLLETPKPSLEEVRVCAKGKLKKKVEELYRSICGFFEEHHRFLLHSLLSIIETLEKEIGIMDIRIKEVMRHHEDLIERLKGIPGVSEVSARAIWAEVGPDLRSFSNERALASWAGVCPGNNESGGKRISGKSPVKKHPLRSVLIEVSWAATRKKGTYYAAKYRQLRARRGPKKAIGAIAHKILKAVYFIIKEGQEYRELGANHLKQINRERLLTKIKEEAERLGYKVVAA from the coding sequence ATGGCTCCTGAAAAAGAAAATAACCAGGTTTTAAGAATTATTCATCCCATTTGTTGTGGCCTTGACGTTCATAAGCGTTTCGTCTCAGCATGTATCCTAAAGACTCTTCCTGATGGTTCTATAGAAGTCGAAGTTCGAGAATTTGAAACTTTTACCGACGATCTTATAGCCCTGAGAGAATGGCTGATCGAAAAAGATTGTCCCATTGTAGCCATGGAAAGCACAGGTGTTTACTGGCAGCCTATACACAATATTTTAGAAGGCTATGTGGAAGTGATCTTAGTCAATGCCAGGCATATCAAAAATGTCCCTGGACGAAAGACGGATGTCTCAGACAGCCGCTGGTTAGCAGAATTACTTCGTGTAGGTCTGCTACGGGCAAGTTATATTCCCCCAAAACAAGTTCGTTTCTGGAGAGAGCTAGTACGACTTAGACAGAAACATGTCAAAACGCTTGCTGATTATAAGAAAAGAGTTCAAAAGCTTTTTGAATCAGCAAATATTAAGCTAGACAATGTAGTTTCAGATTTGTTTGGGGAAACAGGTCGTCAAATCATGAGATTACTTTTAGAGACCCCCAAGCCTAGCCTTGAAGAAGTTAGGGTTTGTGCTAAAGGGAAACTTAAGAAGAAAGTAGAAGAGCTCTATCGCTCTATTTGTGGCTTTTTCGAAGAGCATCATCGTTTTCTTTTGCATTCGCTCTTAAGCATAATAGAGACTCTGGAAAAAGAGATAGGGATTATGGATATAAGGATCAAGGAAGTAATGAGACACCATGAAGATTTAATAGAGAGATTAAAAGGGATACCAGGAGTAAGTGAAGTTTCAGCGCGAGCTATTTGGGCAGAAGTAGGGCCGGATCTGAGAAGTTTTTCAAATGAGAGGGCGCTAGCCAGTTGGGCAGGAGTTTGTCCAGGGAATAACGAAAGTGGAGGAAAGAGGATTAGCGGCAAGAGCCCGGTAAAGAAACATCCTTTAAGAAGCGTTTTGATAGAGGTGTCTTGGGCGGCCACGAGGAAGAAAGGGACATATTATGCGGCAAAATATAGGCAACTTCGTGCTCGTCGAGGGCCTAAGAAAGCCATAGGGGCCATAGCGCATAAGATATTGAAAGCGGTGTATTTTATCATCAAAGAGGGTCAGGAATACAGGGAATTAGGGGCAAATCATCTGAAGCAGATAAATAGGGAGAGATTATTGACAAAAATAAAAGAAGAAGCAGAAAGACTTGGGTATAAAGTGGTAGCGGCATAA
- a CDS encoding carbohydrate ABC transporter permease → MKDKFLYIILSLFVFLIAFPLILAFIFSTQTPAEIFSYPPKLTIGSAFLENYKIAWQKYHLGKYLFNTIFVAFFVTTGKAIISFMAATAIVYFSIPFKRAIFLFILFTLMMPTEIMIISLFNIITKLKLVNSFGALILPFLASATGTFLFRQHFLQISRDLLDAVKIEGVNPLQFMFKILLPMSKNILAALLLIEFVYVWNQYLWPLVIIRDNSKQLIQIGLRMMTTGQDATNWGVVMAGAIISLLPALLIFFFLQKYFSQGLAFKSEK, encoded by the coding sequence ATGAAAGATAAGTTTCTATATATAATCTTATCTCTTTTTGTTTTTTTAATAGCATTTCCTCTAATATTAGCTTTTATTTTTTCCACTCAAACTCCAGCAGAAATATTTAGTTACCCACCAAAACTTACCATAGGTAGTGCTTTTTTAGAAAACTATAAAATAGCTTGGCAAAAATATCACTTAGGAAAATATCTTTTCAACACCATTTTTGTAGCCTTTTTTGTAACTACTGGTAAAGCTATCATTTCTTTTATGGCTGCTACCGCTATTGTTTATTTTTCTATTCCATTTAAAAGAGCAATTTTTCTTTTTATACTTTTTACATTAATGATGCCGACGGAAATTATGATTATTTCTTTATTTAATATCATTACAAAATTAAAGCTAGTTAATTCATTTGGCGCTTTAATCCTTCCCTTCTTAGCTTCAGCTACAGGAACTTTTCTTTTTAGACAACATTTCCTTCAAATCTCAAGAGATCTTTTAGACGCAGTAAAAATAGAAGGTGTTAATCCCTTACAATTTATGTTTAAAATTCTTCTTCCCATGTCAAAAAACATATTAGCAGCTCTTTTACTTATCGAATTTGTTTATGTATGGAATCAATATCTGTGGCCACTAGTAATTATTAGAGACAACTCAAAACAGCTTATACAAATCGGACTTAGAATGATGACAACAGGTCAAGATGCCACTAACTGGGGAGTTGTAATGGCAGGCGCAATAATTTCTTTATTGCCAGCATTATTAATATTTTTCTTCCTTCAAAAATATTTTTCTCAAGGCCTTGCTTTTAAAAGTGAAAAATAA